One Theropithecus gelada isolate Dixy chromosome 17, Tgel_1.0, whole genome shotgun sequence genomic region harbors:
- the COMMD6 gene encoding COMM domain-containing protein 6 isoform X3, with protein sequence MEACSEPPLDAKSEVTNQLVDFQWKLGMAVSSDTCRSLKYPYVAVMLKVADHSGQVKTKCFEMTIPQFQPLLLATSSLLSASNFYRQFKEIAAVIETV encoded by the exons ATGGAGGCGTGTAGCGAGCCGCCGCTGGATGCTAAGTCAGAG GTCACCAACCAG CTTGTAGATTTTCAGTGGAAACTGGGTATGGCTGTGAGCTCAGACACTTGCAGATCTCTTAAGTATCCTTATGTTGCAGTGATGCTAAAAGTGGCAGATCATTCAGGCCAAGTAAAGACCAAGTGCTTTGAAATGACGATTCCACAGTTTCAG CCTCTGCTCCTGGCAACCTCCAGTctcctttctgcttct AATTTCTACAGACAGTTCAAGGAAATTGCTGCAGTTATTGAAACGGTGTGA
- the COMMD6 gene encoding COMM domain-containing protein 6 isoform X4, translating into MEACSEPPLDAKSEVTNQLVDFQWKLGMAVSSDTCRSLKYPYVAVMLKVADHSGQVKTKCFEMTIPQFQNFYRQFKEIAAVIETV; encoded by the exons ATGGAGGCGTGTAGCGAGCCGCCGCTGGATGCTAAGTCAGAG GTCACCAACCAG CTTGTAGATTTTCAGTGGAAACTGGGTATGGCTGTGAGCTCAGACACTTGCAGATCTCTTAAGTATCCTTATGTTGCAGTGATGCTAAAAGTGGCAGATCATTCAGGCCAAGTAAAGACCAAGTGCTTTGAAATGACGATTCCACAGTTTCAG AATTTCTACAGACAGTTCAAGGAAATTGCTGCAGTTATTGAAACGGTGTGA
- the COMMD6 gene encoding COMM domain-containing protein 6 isoform X2, which translates to MKAPLPHPALAQRMQIRDCWALIRRHLFEARNTLVDFQWKLGMAVSSDTCRSLKYPYVAVMLKVADHSGQVKTKCFEMTIPQFQNFYRQFKEIAAVIETV; encoded by the exons ATGAAAGCTCCTCTTCCCCACCCCGCACTAGCCCAAAGAATGCAGATCAGGGATTGTTGGGCTTTGATTAGGCGTCATTTATTCGAAGCTAGGAACACC CTTGTAGATTTTCAGTGGAAACTGGGTATGGCTGTGAGCTCAGACACTTGCAGATCTCTTAAGTATCCTTATGTTGCAGTGATGCTAAAAGTGGCAGATCATTCAGGCCAAGTAAAGACCAAGTGCTTTGAAATGACGATTCCACAGTTTCAG AATTTCTACAGACAGTTCAAGGAAATTGCTGCAGTTATTGAAACGGTGTGA